DNA sequence from the Desulfovibrio sp. genome:
TGTGGGGGGCAGCACCAGCGGCAGCGAACACAGGGCGTCCAGCAGCGCGGGCATGGGGCCTTTTTTGCGGGCCAGCCGCCAGGCCGCCAGCGTTGCCACAACAAAGGAAACAGCCGTAGCCGCCCCTGCCACGCGCAACGAAAGCTCCAGCGGACTCCAGATAAACGCCAGGTCAAAATCCATTTCCAACTCTGCCCCCTGCCACTGAACGGATCCGTTGATGCGTAAAAAACACTGAAGACGGTTGCCGCTTCTGCCAAAACGGCAACCGCCAATAAGCACAATCCATCATTGCAGGCCCGCGCGCAAGGGCACGGGCACGCCTTCATGCTCTAGGGCTTGGAGAAACCGTACTTGGCAAGCACGGCCTGCCCTTCGGGCGAAAGCACAAAGTTCAGAAACTCCTGGCCCATTTTGGCATCCTTGCCAGTGGTGGCAACGGCGATGGGATAGCTCACGGGGTCGTGACCTTCCACAATCATGACCACTTCAACCTTGTCCGCCAGCTGCTTGGCATCGGTGCGGTAAACAAAACCGGCATCAACCTCGCCACGGGCCACATAATCCAGCACCTGACGCACGCTGTTGCCCAGGATAAGCTGGGGCTGCACGGCTTCCCACAATTTGGCGGTGTTCAGCGCGTCCTTGGTGTAACGCCCGGCGGGCACGGAATCGGGATTGCCGATGGCAACGCGCTTGAAGGCCTTGATGTCTTCAAGTTTGGCGGGCTTTTTGGAGCCAGCGGGCACGATAAGCACTAGGTCGTTGAGCGCAAAATTCTTGCGCGTAGCGGGGTCAACAACCTTGGCGGCCACGGCCTTGTCCATGGTGCCCTGGTCGGCAGAAGCAAAAACGTCTACTGGCGCACCTTCCTGGATCTGCTTGAGCAGCGGATTGGAGGCAGCATAATTGGTGTGCACCTGCAAGCCGGTGTGCTTCTTTTCAAACACGCCCTTGATTTCGTTAAAGGCATTGGTAAGGCTGGCAGCGGCAGAAACGGTCATTTCCGCAGCCTGAACGGGAAGGCTGAGCAGGGCCACGCACCCCAGCGCCAAAGCTATGCGGCAAAAGGCCCCACGAACGTATGCAGTCTTTTTCATGAAATTCCTCCGTGCGCCAGAAGCGCGGTTTGTACGCCAACAGTACAGAACCCTTGAAGGCGAGCAATACAGTCACGTTTTTTGATGAAAGCGTGAACACTGTACAACAAAAGGGTTTTACTTGTATAAGGCAGGAAAACTGACGGGAATCAGCATGGAAAAAAACAAAAACCGTGAGGAAATGGCTGCGCTTTTGCGCTCCCTCTCTTCCGCAGACAGGGCATGGCTGCGCCAACGCCTTATGCGGCGGGACTCTGCCGCTCTGCTGCAGGATACAGGACGCATCAGCCCGCGCGAGCTTCTGGCCGTGGAAACATGGCTGTGGGAACGGGCCAGCGCTGCCCGTGGCCCGCGCGAAAAACGCCCCCGCCTGCGCATGTGGCTGATTTTCATGCTGCTGCGCTATGCGGCCCTGCGGCTTGTGGAAATTTTTGAGATCATGCCCGCACATCTTGATTTTCAGGACGGCGTTATCCATGTGCCGGGCAGCAACGATGCCCCCGGGCGCGAGGTTCCCCTGCCGCTTACCATCAGCCGCCGCCTCAGGCGCGTGCTGGAAGACCCGGCGCTGTTTCCTGAAACCCGCGAGCTCATGCGCTGCGATGCCAGTTATGTGCGCCGCTGCCTGCAACAGTGCGGTGCGGCATGCGGCCTGCCCAAGGGCCTTTTGAGCGCCCGCGCCCTGCGCCATACCCGCGCCCTTGAGCTGGGCAGACAAGGCCTGCCCCTGCCCGTTGTGGATATTTTTCTTGGCCGGCGATCCGCGCCCGGCCAGAGCGGCATTGTCCGCTGCGACCCGCAGGAGGCCAAACGCCTGCTGCGCGAACAACTGCAAAGGGAGCGACCCATGAAAACCAGTGCGCGCAACGTCTTTCAGGGGCGCATAACCTCATTGCGCCAAAGCGGGCTGCTGGTCGAAGTGGTGCTGCGCACCGCAGGCGGCCTGCGCGTGGCCTCGCTCATTACGGACGAAAGCGCCAAGACCCTGGCCCTCAATGAGGGCAAGCTGGTCAATGCCAGCATCAAGGCACCCTGGGTGCTGGTGCAGGGGGGTGAACTCTCGCCCAAAAGTTCCCCTCCGGCGGAGAACTGCTTTACCGGCGTGGTGGAAAGGGTGCGGGAAGATGAAATGGTGGCCGAAATTCTGGTGGCGCTTGGCGAAGGCAGTCAGGTCTGCGCCCTGCGCAACCGTGGGCCGGAAAACCCCATCAATCTTGTGGCCGGGCAGACTGTAACGGTATTTTTCAAGGCTTTTTCCGTCATTCTCACCGTAGATTAGCCAGAAACTCACAAATAAAGCCGCGCCAACAGTCGTTATGACCATCGGCGCGGCTTTATCATTTTTTTATTGCAGCGACAGTTTACTGGCAGGCATTACTTCCACAGGGCGCGGTTTTCTTCCATAAAGCGCTCAAAGGCCTCAATGGCGCGCGCCATATCCAGACGCCCCACGCCCCGGTAGGTTGTCAGACGCAGGTGATCCTTGCCCATGCCCTTTGCCAGCAGCCCCAGAGGCGCAAGCTGTTGCTCGAACCAGTCTGAAGACCTGCCGGAAGCGCTTATATCCAGCATCACAATGTTGCTTTGCACAGGCGTGAGCACAAACTCGCCATAGGCCGCCAGCGCCGCGCCGAGGTGGCGGGCGTTTTCGTGGTCTTCCGCAAGGCGGTCAATGCCCGTGCGCAAGGCAATCAGCCCGGCAGCGGCCATAATGCCCGCCTGCCGCATGCCGCCGCCAAGCAGCTTGCGCGTCTGACGCGCCTTGGCGATAAACTCGCGCGTTCCGCACAGCACAGAACCGAACGGCGCGCCAAGCCCCTTGGAAAGGCAGAACATCACGCTGTCCGCGCAGGCGGCCAGATGTGCGGCGTCCACTCCGAGGGCCACGGCTGCGTTAAACAGCCTTGCGCCGTCCATATGCACGGGAATCTCTGCCTTGCGAGCCGCAGCGGCCAGAGCCTGCTGCCGCGCAAGCGACACGCATATGCCGCCGCCGAAGTTGTGGCTGTTTTCCACACAGGCCAGCTTGATGCCCGACGTCGCGCAGGCGGATGCAAAGGACGCGACTTCGGGCATGCCCTCCGCATCCCGCGAATAAAACACCGGCTGAATGCCCAGGAACTTTTCCATGAAGGGCGACTTTTCGGTGCGGAACACATGCAGGTCCGGCTCCAGAGCCGCAGCGTCGCCACGGTCGCACCACGTAGCCAGCGCGACGAGATTGGCCATGGTTCCCGACGGGCAAAAAAGCGCGGCTTCCTTGCCCAGCAGTTCGGCAGCATGATCTTCCAGCCGATTGACTGTGGGGTCGCCGCCGCGCCCTTCCGCGTCAACACGGCCGTCATCGCCCACTTCGGCCTCGCGCATGGCGGCGCGCATGGCCTCGGTGGGAACGGTCAGGGTATCACTGCGCAGATCGACTACAGGCATGAATGTCACCTTTTAGACTTCGGCGGTTTCTTCCACCGGTTCGTAGGCAATGCCCGCCCAGCGCATGACAAGCTTCACCGCGACGGTGTTGCTGACCACGTTGACGGCTGTACGGCCCATGTCCAGAAAAGCGTCCACACCCGCGATGATGGCCAGAGCCTCCACAGGAATACCGATGGTTGTCAGCACCATGGCAATGGCCACAAGACCGCCGGAGGGCACGTTGGCGCTGCCCTTGCTGGCAAGCGTTGTCACCACGATGATGGAAAGCAGGGTGCTGGGGTCCAGCGGGATGTTATAGGCATCGGCCAGAAAACCCACGGCCAGCGCAAAATACATGATGGAGCCGTCGCGGTTGAAGGCATAGCCCAGAGGCAGCACCAC
Encoded proteins:
- the modA gene encoding molybdate ABC transporter substrate-binding protein, with product MKKTAYVRGAFCRIALALGCVALLSLPVQAAEMTVSAAASLTNAFNEIKGVFEKKHTGLQVHTNYAASNPLLKQIQEGAPVDVFASADQGTMDKAVAAKVVDPATRKNFALNDLVLIVPAGSKKPAKLEDIKAFKRVAIGNPDSVPAGRYTKDALNTAKLWEAVQPQLILGNSVRQVLDYVARGEVDAGFVYRTDAKQLADKVEVVMIVEGHDPVSYPIAVATTGKDAKMGQEFLNFVLSPEGQAVLAKYGFSKP
- a CDS encoding TOBE domain-containing protein, producing the protein MEKNKNREEMAALLRSLSSADRAWLRQRLMRRDSAALLQDTGRISPRELLAVETWLWERASAARGPREKRPRLRMWLIFMLLRYAALRLVEIFEIMPAHLDFQDGVIHVPGSNDAPGREVPLPLTISRRLRRVLEDPALFPETRELMRCDASYVRRCLQQCGAACGLPKGLLSARALRHTRALELGRQGLPLPVVDIFLGRRSAPGQSGIVRCDPQEAKRLLREQLQRERPMKTSARNVFQGRITSLRQSGLLVEVVLRTAGGLRVASLITDESAKTLALNEGKLVNASIKAPWVLVQGGELSPKSSPPAENCFTGVVERVREDEMVAEILVALGEGSQVCALRNRGPENPINLVAGQTVTVFFKAFSVILTVD
- a CDS encoding GntG family PLP-dependent aldolase — encoded protein: MPVVDLRSDTLTVPTEAMRAAMREAEVGDDGRVDAEGRGGDPTVNRLEDHAAELLGKEAALFCPSGTMANLVALATWCDRGDAAALEPDLHVFRTEKSPFMEKFLGIQPVFYSRDAEGMPEVASFASACATSGIKLACVENSHNFGGGICVSLARQQALAAAARKAEIPVHMDGARLFNAAVALGVDAAHLAACADSVMFCLSKGLGAPFGSVLCGTREFIAKARQTRKLLGGGMRQAGIMAAAGLIALRTGIDRLAEDHENARHLGAALAAYGEFVLTPVQSNIVMLDISASGRSSDWFEQQLAPLGLLAKGMGKDHLRLTTYRGVGRLDMARAIEAFERFMEENRALWK